Proteins from one uncultured Anaeromusa sp. genomic window:
- the bioD gene encoding dethiobiotin synthase gives MKGFFITATGTDVGKTVVTAALACALRQQGFSVGVAKPAASGAVRQADGSLRSEDASLLMAAAGLDESWRDTVNPYCLEAALAPATAAELEKVAIDPAVLLDRIGKLSAAHDLVLVEGAGGLTTPLHEDYLICDLAKALQLPLLIVAQATLGSVNTALLTAAYAKSQGLQPAALLLNRWPAQPGILEESTIAYMKRLTGLPVWSFLPDIPDLNMADASLGDLPQLAPASFNLEALLPYLEG, from the coding sequence ATGAAAGGATTTTTTATTACCGCTACAGGCACCGATGTCGGCAAAACGGTAGTCACCGCGGCGCTGGCCTGCGCGCTGCGTCAGCAAGGTTTTTCCGTAGGCGTAGCCAAACCGGCCGCATCCGGCGCGGTCCGCCAAGCTGACGGCTCGCTGCGCTCGGAGGACGCCAGCCTTTTAATGGCTGCCGCTGGTTTAGACGAAAGCTGGCGCGACACCGTCAACCCCTATTGCTTGGAAGCCGCCCTGGCGCCAGCCACGGCAGCGGAACTGGAGAAGGTCGCTATTGATCCGGCAGTACTACTCGATCGCATCGGCAAACTGTCCGCCGCCCATGACTTGGTTTTAGTGGAAGGCGCTGGCGGTTTGACGACGCCTCTGCACGAAGACTATTTGATCTGTGACCTGGCTAAAGCCTTGCAACTGCCGTTGCTCATCGTCGCCCAGGCCACCTTGGGCAGTGTGAATACGGCCCTTCTTACCGCCGCTTACGCTAAAAGCCAAGGCCTGCAACCGGCGGCTCTGCTGCTAAATCGCTGGCCGGCTCAGCCAGGTATCTTAGAAGAAAGCACCATTGCCTACATGAAGCGCTTAACCGGCCTGCCCGTCTGGTCCTTCCTGCCGGACATTCCGGACCTAAACATGGCCGACGCTTCCCTAGGCGATCTGCCCCAACTGGCCCCAGCTTCCTTTAACCTAGAGGCCTTGCTTCCTTATTTGGAGGGATAA
- the bioF gene encoding 8-amino-7-oxononanoate synthase, which produces MNHLKQALGELRDAHLLRRRSTCEAINATHVLYNDQPCLLLAGNSYLGLTHHPAVQNAAAAAALQYGTGSGGSRLTTGSHALYESLEAQLAAFKHSEDALVFSSGYAANVGVLSALGRKEDVFFSDALNHASLIDGCRLSKAATVIYRHNDMAHLEELLAQTPCAGQRYLISDGVFSMDGDIAPLPELVALGKCYQSEIVLDDAHATGVLGPGGAGTAAHFGLEGSVAVQLGTLSKALASEGGFVCGSKTLISYLLSKARSFIFSTAMAPATVAAATAALQQLQQQPELVTRLQSHARLLRQELLQNGLDVLPGETPIIPILTYDAAATMDLAEACLEAGLLVSGIRPPTVPHGESRLRLTVCAAHTPEELRQAAQKIAAAAKRIIKQE; this is translated from the coding sequence ATGAACCATCTGAAACAAGCCTTAGGCGAATTGCGCGACGCTCATTTGCTGCGCCGCCGTTCCACTTGCGAAGCCATTAACGCCACCCATGTCCTCTATAATGATCAACCCTGCCTGCTGCTGGCCGGCAACAGCTATCTGGGCCTGACGCATCATCCGGCTGTCCAAAATGCGGCTGCTGCCGCCGCCCTGCAATACGGCACCGGTTCCGGCGGCTCCCGCCTGACCACTGGCAGCCACGCCCTGTACGAATCCTTGGAGGCACAATTAGCCGCTTTTAAGCACAGCGAGGACGCCCTTGTTTTTTCCAGCGGCTACGCCGCCAACGTAGGCGTTCTCTCCGCTTTGGGCCGCAAGGAGGATGTCTTCTTCAGCGACGCCCTCAACCACGCCAGCCTCATCGACGGCTGCCGCCTCTCCAAAGCTGCTACTGTCATCTACCGCCACAACGATATGGCCCATCTTGAAGAACTCCTGGCCCAAACGCCCTGCGCCGGCCAGCGCTATCTGATCAGCGATGGCGTTTTCAGTATGGACGGCGACATAGCGCCCCTGCCGGAACTGGTTGCCCTCGGAAAGTGTTACCAATCGGAAATCGTTCTAGATGACGCCCACGCTACCGGCGTTTTAGGTCCGGGAGGCGCCGGCACAGCCGCGCACTTCGGCCTGGAAGGGAGCGTCGCCGTACAGCTTGGCACTTTAAGCAAAGCCCTAGCCAGCGAAGGAGGCTTTGTCTGCGGCAGTAAAACGCTCATTTCTTACCTGCTCAGTAAAGCCCGTTCGTTCATCTTTTCCACCGCCATGGCGCCAGCCACAGTGGCTGCCGCTACAGCTGCTTTGCAGCAATTGCAGCAACAGCCTGAGCTGGTAACGCGCCTGCAGAGTCATGCGCGCCTTTTGCGTCAAGAACTGCTACAAAACGGTCTTGACGTTCTTCCCGGCGAAACGCCGATCATCCCCATCCTCACCTACGACGCTGCAGCCACGATGGACCTGGCGGAAGCCTGCCTAGAGGCAGGCCTTTTGGTTTCCGGCATCCGCCCGCCTACAGTGCCCCATGGCGAAAGCCGCCTGCGCCTCACCGTCTGCGCCGCGCATACGCCGGAAGAACTGCGCCAGGCCGCGCAAAAAATCGCGGCTGCGGCAAAAAGAATTATTAAACAAGAGTAG
- a CDS encoding Hpt domain-containing protein yields the protein MRVMIIDDDQGSLESLRDCIETRGSECDAFQDPVKALAAYDPAVHDVVLTDFSMPQLNGLEVLEAIRKRREDAVVIIITGYGNEELAAASRKGGAYAFLYKPLNAFKLYELLDAIQEKLEQGHVPQGPVRPRAPVVDREFGELDGIFFSEACELLANAADSLISNEKEGCAVEAVPEVFRAFHTIKGGSQTIGLELLAELAHKMEDLLDMIRKGEHIVDGHAISLILEAIDLMEQEIAAYVAHDNMDELAQHQFDLLALVKMAKEHNQEALDFKRNKSMADGPNCFVEVESIAPPAVTEAYADGHVFLVWAKADPSECMPQVRQFMLLSKLQEHGASLYCHPDPYLLEHHCEQVDSEDMAIVYRTNLEQTELQGLVEHADGMAEVKCTALWMQRPQEAQEAAEEAAIADEESLTEGMQERFATEALEHLREAAAALLEWEKQPAKRSFLDEAFRVMHTFKGNAGFMGLAPLEEVGHELESVLEALRQGRTAQTAECSLLLKTVDSLREGVEKLASGEKEYLPAKGALIKMLQGLQGKETAETSGEGSVKAESKPVLAAAEGPKNGGEHPTSSQLMQAIRVDVEKLNHLLDYVGELVIAEAMVFNNPSFRMLRSGSILKQASHMGKIIRDIQDVAMSMRMIPLTATFQKMSRLVRDVSVKSGKKVDLTIVGDETEVDKTVMEQIGDPLMHIIRNALDHGIENPEERLAAGKAETGHVLLEAKHAAGEVWIIVRDDGRGLNREKILNKARQNGIYSGSGDELKDEEIWKFIFEPGFSTAEKVTAISGRGVGMDVVKRNIERIRGRVDIKSVWGQGTIFLLRIPLTLAIIEGMIVKVGRSRYTVPIVSIRESFRPKPSQITVTPDGGEIVNVRGELLPVVRLHEFYRVKTDVKQLDKGIVVIVESEGKRCCLLVDELLGQQQIVIKGMPEYLGSVRGAAGLAVLGDGGASIILDIGSLLVAVDEAAMSVGL from the coding sequence ATGCGAGTCATGATCATCGATGACGATCAGGGCAGTCTGGAGTCGCTTAGAGACTGCATTGAAACGAGGGGCAGCGAATGCGATGCCTTTCAGGATCCGGTTAAGGCCCTGGCCGCCTATGATCCGGCGGTGCATGACGTGGTGCTTACGGATTTTAGCATGCCTCAGCTCAATGGGCTGGAGGTGCTGGAGGCCATCCGGAAGCGGCGGGAAGACGCGGTAGTCATTATTATTACTGGTTACGGCAATGAAGAACTGGCAGCGGCCTCTCGCAAGGGAGGCGCCTATGCGTTCTTGTATAAGCCGCTTAATGCGTTCAAGCTCTATGAATTATTGGACGCCATTCAGGAAAAACTGGAACAGGGTCATGTGCCCCAAGGACCGGTACGGCCGAGAGCGCCGGTAGTAGATCGGGAATTTGGCGAATTGGACGGGATTTTCTTTTCCGAGGCGTGTGAGCTGTTGGCTAATGCCGCGGACTCTCTAATCAGCAACGAAAAAGAAGGATGCGCCGTAGAGGCGGTGCCGGAAGTGTTCCGCGCTTTCCATACCATCAAGGGAGGCTCCCAGACGATTGGGCTGGAGCTGTTGGCGGAACTGGCGCATAAGATGGAAGACTTGCTGGATATGATCCGCAAAGGAGAGCATATCGTCGATGGCCATGCCATCAGTCTGATTCTAGAAGCCATTGACTTGATGGAACAAGAAATCGCGGCCTATGTAGCTCATGACAATATGGATGAACTGGCGCAGCATCAATTTGATCTGCTGGCTTTGGTGAAAATGGCCAAGGAGCATAATCAAGAAGCGCTGGATTTCAAGCGGAATAAGAGTATGGCCGATGGGCCTAATTGCTTTGTCGAAGTCGAAAGCATTGCTCCGCCGGCGGTTACAGAAGCCTATGCCGACGGTCATGTGTTTTTGGTTTGGGCCAAGGCGGACCCGTCGGAATGCATGCCTCAGGTGCGGCAGTTTATGCTGTTAAGCAAGCTGCAAGAACATGGAGCGAGCCTGTATTGCCATCCCGACCCGTATCTGCTGGAGCATCACTGTGAGCAGGTAGATAGCGAGGATATGGCGATTGTCTATCGGACCAATTTGGAGCAGACAGAGCTGCAGGGGCTTGTGGAGCATGCCGACGGCATGGCGGAAGTGAAGTGTACCGCCTTGTGGATGCAGCGTCCGCAAGAAGCGCAAGAAGCGGCTGAAGAAGCAGCAATTGCCGATGAAGAAAGCTTGACAGAGGGAATGCAGGAACGTTTTGCTACGGAAGCGCTGGAGCATTTGCGCGAAGCGGCGGCCGCTTTGCTTGAATGGGAGAAGCAGCCCGCCAAGCGGTCCTTCTTGGACGAAGCATTTCGAGTGATGCATACTTTTAAAGGAAATGCCGGATTTATGGGCTTGGCGCCGCTCGAAGAGGTGGGGCATGAACTGGAATCGGTGCTGGAAGCGCTGCGTCAGGGGCGTACGGCGCAGACGGCGGAGTGCTCTCTTCTGTTGAAAACAGTGGATTCCTTGCGCGAAGGCGTCGAGAAGCTGGCTTCCGGTGAAAAAGAGTACTTGCCTGCCAAAGGAGCGCTGATAAAGATGCTCCAAGGCTTGCAAGGTAAGGAGACGGCGGAAACAAGCGGCGAAGGCAGCGTCAAAGCGGAAAGCAAACCGGTTCTCGCTGCAGCGGAAGGGCCCAAAAATGGCGGCGAGCATCCAACAAGCAGCCAGCTGATGCAGGCCATTCGGGTGGATGTGGAAAAATTGAATCACCTCCTGGACTATGTGGGCGAGCTGGTTATTGCCGAGGCCATGGTTTTTAACAACCCTTCCTTCCGGATGCTGCGTTCCGGCAGCATTCTTAAACAGGCTTCCCATATGGGTAAAATTATCCGGGATATTCAAGACGTGGCCATGTCGATGCGGATGATTCCCTTAACAGCCACTTTCCAGAAGATGTCTCGCTTGGTGCGGGATGTTTCCGTTAAGTCCGGCAAGAAAGTGGATCTGACCATCGTGGGCGACGAGACCGAAGTGGACAAGACCGTTATGGAGCAAATCGGCGATCCGTTGATGCATATTATCCGCAATGCCCTGGATCACGGCATTGAAAATCCGGAAGAGCGCTTGGCGGCGGGCAAGGCGGAAACAGGCCATGTGCTCTTAGAAGCCAAGCATGCCGCAGGTGAGGTTTGGATTATCGTGCGGGATGACGGGCGCGGTCTGAATCGGGAAAAAATCCTGAACAAAGCGCGGCAGAACGGCATCTATAGCGGCAGCGGCGACGAATTAAAAGACGAGGAAATCTGGAAGTTTATTTTTGAGCCTGGTTTTTCTACGGCGGAGAAAGTGACGGCCATTTCCGGGCGCGGCGTGGGCATGGACGTGGTGAAACGGAATATCGAACGCATTCGCGGCCGCGTGGATATCAAGAGCGTTTGGGGGCAGGGGACCATTTTCTTGCTGCGCATCCCGCTGACGCTGGCCATCATTGAAGGCATGATCGTCAAAGTGGGACGTTCCCGCTATACGGTGCCCATTGTTTCCATTCGTGAATCCTTCCGACCTAAACCGTCGCAGATCACCGTGACTCCTGACGGCGGGGAAATCGTCAATGTTCGAGGAGAACTGCTGCCCGTCGTGCGGCTGCACGAATTTTATCGGGTGAAGACCGATGTAAAGCAGCTGGATAAGGGCATTGTAGTCATTGTGGAAAGCGAGGGCAAGCGGTGCTGCTTATTGGTGGACGAGCTTTTAGGGCAGCAGCAGATTGTCATCAAAGGCATGCCGGAATATCTGGGATCTGTGCGCGGTGCGGCGGGTCTGGCCGTTCTGGGCGACGGCGGCGCCAGCATTATCCTGGACATCGGCAGCCTGCTTGTGGCGGTGGATGAAGCGGCGATGAGCGTAGGCTTGTAA
- a CDS encoding ATP-binding protein: protein MESMLFMVHHTDDLPLIRQQLQKLLQNLLGLQSALFEVAVNEALKNALRSSTQTYGEPLVRIRVSLLGQAYISVRILDYGDGFPGNAILRSLPPKAPFESIPAHLPEDNMSLHLMRAATDHLTYNHLGNEILMIKHLPN from the coding sequence ATGGAAAGCATGCTGTTTATGGTCCATCATACCGACGATCTGCCTCTTATCCGGCAGCAGTTGCAAAAATTACTGCAAAATTTACTAGGATTGCAAAGCGCGTTATTCGAAGTAGCAGTCAATGAAGCTTTGAAAAATGCTCTGCGCAGCAGCACCCAGACTTATGGCGAACCCCTAGTGCGCATTCGTGTGTCTCTCTTAGGGCAAGCTTATATTTCCGTGCGAATTCTCGATTACGGCGACGGGTTCCCAGGCAATGCCATTTTGCGCAGTCTGCCTCCTAAAGCTCCTTTCGAGAGCATTCCGGCGCATCTTCCCGAAGACAACATGAGCCTGCATTTAATGCGCGCCGCTACAGACCATCTAACCTATAACCACCTAGGCAACGAAATATTAATGATTAAGCATTTGCCAAATTAG
- a CDS encoding sigma-54 dependent transcriptional regulator, which translates to MRILLLDDDQDSRHTAAQFLQDLGHEVVQCAEAQEALGKWEQADFPLVLADIHMPGLSGVEMTRRLKALADGWRSDVVLMTGDRQPELILEALRAGAYDYLLKPLAAADLAAIAERVGEHQALRRENRHLSSRFDAAVQEATGEARQELQRLKQKLAQVEGNRPCFVSPAMDFLAELAEKYHADPALPVLIEGETGTGKEVLARLIHYGSRGDGSGPFVAVNCAALTPALFESELFGYEAGAFTGGSVKGSKGKLDAAAGGTLFLDEVAELPPEHQAKLLRLLQEREYYRVGGLKRLTSDARVICATNARIKEQVESGQFRQDFYYRLQLGHLYIPPLRQRREDILPLSLTFLQESVRQRGKHFRGFSAEAAAWLAGREWPGNVRELRNVIEWVVFMFDGEVVTPEQLKASQRPQQEVAAGPSEAAWLTLPPPAAGLQLEQYAQLILERMLRDTKGNQQEAARLLGVSRSTVTRMLRRS; encoded by the coding sequence ATGCGGATATTGCTGCTTGATGACGATCAGGACAGCCGCCATACAGCGGCGCAGTTTCTTCAAGATTTGGGGCATGAAGTAGTCCAATGCGCAGAAGCGCAAGAAGCATTGGGAAAATGGGAGCAAGCGGATTTCCCCTTGGTATTGGCGGATATTCATATGCCGGGGCTGAGCGGCGTGGAAATGACACGACGGTTGAAGGCGCTGGCGGACGGGTGGCGCAGCGATGTGGTATTGATGACTGGAGACAGGCAGCCGGAATTGATTCTGGAGGCTTTGCGCGCCGGCGCGTATGATTACTTGCTTAAGCCGCTGGCGGCGGCGGATTTGGCGGCGATTGCCGAGCGGGTCGGCGAGCATCAGGCGCTGCGCCGGGAAAATCGTCATTTATCAAGCCGTTTTGACGCGGCGGTTCAAGAGGCGACGGGAGAAGCTCGTCAGGAACTGCAGCGGTTGAAGCAAAAATTGGCCCAAGTCGAAGGCAATCGCCCGTGCTTTGTGTCGCCAGCGATGGACTTTTTGGCGGAGTTGGCGGAAAAGTATCATGCCGACCCTGCTCTGCCGGTACTCATTGAAGGAGAAACCGGCACCGGCAAGGAAGTGTTGGCGCGACTGATTCATTACGGTTCTCGAGGAGACGGCAGCGGACCTTTTGTAGCGGTTAACTGTGCGGCGTTGACGCCGGCTCTGTTTGAAAGCGAGCTGTTTGGCTATGAGGCGGGCGCTTTTACGGGCGGCAGTGTTAAAGGGAGCAAAGGCAAGCTGGATGCGGCTGCGGGCGGGACGCTGTTTTTAGACGAAGTGGCGGAACTGCCGCCGGAGCATCAGGCGAAGCTGCTGCGGTTGCTGCAGGAACGGGAATACTACCGCGTGGGAGGGCTCAAGCGGCTGACCAGCGACGCTCGCGTGATTTGCGCTACGAACGCCCGCATTAAGGAACAGGTGGAAAGCGGCCAGTTTCGGCAGGATTTTTATTATCGTTTGCAGTTGGGGCATTTGTATATTCCTCCCCTGCGTCAACGGAGGGAAGATATTTTGCCGCTGAGCCTGACGTTTCTGCAGGAAAGCGTGCGGCAGCGGGGCAAGCATTTTCGCGGTTTCAGCGCCGAGGCTGCCGCCTGGCTGGCGGGCAGGGAGTGGCCGGGTAATGTCCGGGAGCTGCGCAATGTAATTGAGTGGGTGGTGTTCATGTTCGACGGCGAGGTCGTGACGCCGGAACAGCTGAAAGCCAGCCAACGGCCGCAGCAAGAAGTTGCAGCAGGACCTTCGGAAGCCGCCTGGCTGACGTTGCCGCCGCCAGCGGCGGGGCTGCAGCTAGAGCAATATGCGCAGCTGATTTTAGAGCGAATGCTGCGCGATACCAAGGGCAATCAGCAGGAGGCGGCGCGTCTTTTGGGGGTTAGCCGCTCGACGGTAACACGCATGCTGCGGCGAAGCTGA
- a CDS encoding 6-carboxyhexanoate--CoA ligase: MHFSVRMRAAQGGAHENGGRHISGAERLIPRELLLETTQAMVQRALEHSRGNADFIRLTVEAVAPAACLAIPLLPWHSLQSASVANSRHLALQALGQAGVSEEAAAKGLLALRNLPDSLRGAMILSAATGERLDATETRGVRVSRMDLDAQSDALPWLRQQGLDGEHPREAMVLAAKVAAAPGMVAELCWSDDPEYTTGYVASPRHGYVRIPCLKEKNSSNGGRAFFVSPDADLEALQHFLEEQPVLVQNRPQKGQAS; this comes from the coding sequence ATGCATTTCAGCGTTAGAATGCGCGCCGCCCAGGGAGGCGCCCATGAAAACGGCGGCCGCCATATTTCCGGCGCCGAACGGCTCATTCCGCGTGAGCTCCTCCTCGAAACTACGCAGGCCATGGTGCAGCGCGCCCTAGAACACAGCCGAGGCAACGCCGACTTCATCCGCCTCACCGTCGAAGCCGTCGCCCCCGCAGCTTGCCTTGCCATTCCTCTTCTGCCTTGGCACAGCCTGCAAAGCGCTAGCGTAGCAAACAGCCGCCACCTGGCTCTGCAAGCCTTAGGCCAAGCTGGTGTCAGCGAAGAAGCGGCCGCTAAGGGTCTTTTAGCGTTACGAAACCTGCCAGACAGCCTGCGCGGCGCCATGATCCTATCCGCCGCCACCGGCGAACGCTTGGATGCTACAGAAACCAGAGGCGTCCGTGTTTCTCGCATGGACCTAGACGCCCAGTCTGACGCGCTGCCTTGGCTGCGCCAACAAGGTCTGGACGGCGAGCACCCCCGGGAAGCCATGGTGCTGGCGGCCAAGGTAGCCGCCGCCCCTGGCATGGTGGCGGAACTTTGCTGGTCGGACGACCCGGAGTATACCACAGGGTATGTCGCCTCTCCCCGCCACGGATATGTACGTATTCCCTGCTTAAAAGAAAAAAACAGTTCCAACGGCGGCCGGGCTTTCTTTGTCTCTCCAGACGCCGATCTTGAAGCCTTGCAGCATTTCCTGGAAGAGCAGCCTGTTTTAGTGCAAAATCGGCCGCAGAAAGGACAAGCCTCATGA